In the Sediminibacter sp. Hel_I_10 genome, one interval contains:
- a CDS encoding phosphoenolpyruvate carboxylase, with protein MPTQPKLTRFKQNVMSKYQIYNSIFMTLPFDTITKTGALLPLFHETCENGFKAGDNPTTIVESFFNKYQARRSKESQINLLFRFIQYIERQVVLFDAIEDAAFPVVNNMDGIGTLRSLKESASSENKLEELQQYLEEFKVRIVLTAHPTQFYPGSVLGIITDLTEAIKKNDLLTINDLLAQLGKTPFFKHQKPTPYDEAVSLIWYLEHVFYYSFGSIYDYIQQNIFDGKHIENDIINIGFWPGGDRDGNPFVTPEITIKVAQRLKESILKNYYRDVRRLKRKLTFKNIEERMSEIEKQLYLAFTSPEKSTITLEHFVSELESIKEIVIKDHQSLYANEINSLLNKTHLFGFHFGALDIRQDSRAHAAVFNTMVDTLIDSGNQIFPANYQDLSEQEQIKVLSEIKGKVDLSLFQDETVLKTLETMKAIKTIQEDNGEPAANRYIISNNQTTLHVMQLFAMLKIVAFEDEMTVDIGPLFETITDLENAPAVMEELYTNPQYAAHLKKRGNKQTIMLGFSDGTKDGGYLMANWGIFKAKERLTEVSRKYDVTVIFFDGRGGPPARGGGKTHQFYASLGPTIEDKEVQLTIQGQTISSNFGTLDSSQYNLEQLISSGILNRLNDTNLAMTPENVTVMDDLAKLSYKAYSDFKSHPMFVPYLERMSTLKYYAKTNIGSRPSKRGNSDKLVFEDLRAIPFVGSWSQLKQNVPGFFGVGTALKQYEDQGEFDKVKHLYHSSNFFKTLIQNSMMSLSKSFFDLTKYMADDEEFGEFWNIIYSEYEISKRLLLKLTGSDELMEDEPAGKASIDVRESIVLPLLTIQQYALKKIQELERAEVRDQEQIDIYEKIVTRSLFGNINASRNSA; from the coding sequence ATGCCAACACAACCAAAACTCACACGATTTAAACAAAACGTGATGTCCAAATATCAAATATACAATAGTATATTTATGACATTACCTTTTGATACCATAACCAAAACAGGAGCATTATTGCCCTTGTTTCACGAAACTTGCGAAAATGGCTTTAAGGCTGGAGACAATCCCACCACAATTGTTGAGTCTTTTTTTAACAAGTACCAAGCCCGACGCTCAAAGGAAAGCCAGATCAATCTTCTCTTCCGATTTATACAGTATATAGAACGTCAAGTCGTATTGTTCGATGCCATAGAAGACGCCGCTTTCCCGGTAGTCAATAATATGGATGGTATTGGTACACTAAGAAGTTTAAAAGAATCGGCATCCTCAGAGAATAAACTCGAGGAGCTGCAGCAGTACCTTGAAGAGTTTAAAGTGCGAATTGTACTAACGGCGCACCCAACCCAGTTTTATCCAGGAAGCGTTTTGGGTATTATTACAGACCTCACCGAGGCCATCAAGAAAAATGATTTGTTGACCATTAATGATCTTTTGGCGCAATTGGGTAAAACTCCTTTTTTCAAGCATCAGAAACCAACCCCTTATGATGAAGCGGTAAGCTTGATCTGGTATTTAGAGCACGTTTTTTATTATTCTTTCGGAAGTATTTATGATTATATCCAGCAAAATATTTTCGACGGAAAACATATTGAAAATGATATTATCAATATTGGGTTTTGGCCCGGTGGCGACCGAGATGGAAATCCTTTTGTTACACCAGAAATCACAATAAAAGTAGCGCAACGATTAAAGGAGTCTATCCTTAAAAACTATTATAGAGATGTGAGACGTTTGAAACGAAAGCTAACGTTTAAGAATATTGAAGAACGAATGTCTGAAATTGAAAAGCAATTGTATCTTGCATTTACGTCTCCAGAGAAATCTACAATTACCTTAGAGCATTTTGTTTCAGAGTTAGAGTCAATTAAAGAGATTGTGATTAAAGACCATCAATCGCTTTATGCCAATGAAATCAATAGCTTACTTAATAAAACCCATTTATTTGGTTTTCATTTTGGTGCTCTAGATATCCGTCAAGACAGCCGTGCTCATGCTGCAGTATTCAATACTATGGTAGATACATTGATTGATTCTGGAAATCAAATTTTCCCTGCAAATTATCAAGACCTCTCTGAGCAGGAACAAATTAAGGTTCTTTCAGAAATTAAAGGCAAAGTTGATCTTTCCTTATTTCAAGATGAAACCGTCTTGAAAACATTGGAGACCATGAAAGCCATTAAAACCATTCAAGAAGATAATGGAGAACCAGCGGCCAATCGTTACATCATTAGTAACAACCAAACCACACTTCATGTGATGCAACTGTTTGCGATGTTGAAAATTGTAGCTTTTGAAGATGAGATGACCGTAGACATTGGTCCATTGTTTGAGACCATTACCGATTTAGAAAATGCACCAGCGGTTATGGAAGAGCTTTATACAAATCCGCAATATGCAGCTCATCTAAAAAAACGAGGCAATAAACAAACCATTATGCTCGGCTTTAGTGACGGGACCAAAGATGGCGGGTACTTGATGGCCAATTGGGGTATTTTTAAAGCGAAAGAGCGTTTAACAGAAGTCTCTAGAAAATATGATGTCACCGTGATCTTTTTTGATGGTAGAGGTGGTCCACCAGCAAGAGGAGGTGGAAAAACACACCAATTCTATGCTTCTTTAGGGCCAACAATAGAAGATAAAGAAGTGCAATTGACCATTCAAGGTCAAACGATTAGCTCTAATTTTGGAACATTGGATTCTTCACAATATAATTTAGAACAACTCATAAGTTCAGGGATATTAAATCGATTGAATGATACCAATTTAGCGATGACACCAGAAAACGTAACCGTTATGGATGATCTTGCAAAGTTGAGTTATAAAGCATATTCAGATTTCAAAAGTCACCCGATGTTTGTGCCGTATTTGGAGCGCATGAGTACTTTAAAGTATTATGCTAAAACCAATATTGGAAGTCGTCCTTCTAAACGGGGCAACAGTGATAAATTGGTGTTTGAAGATTTAAGAGCCATCCCTTTCGTGGGGAGTTGGAGCCAGTTGAAGCAAAATGTACCAGGATTTTTTGGAGTGGGTACAGCGCTTAAGCAATATGAAGATCAAGGAGAATTTGATAAAGTGAAGCACTTGTATCACAGTTCAAATTTCTTTAAAACCTTGATTCAAAACAGCATGATGTCCCTATCCAAATCCTTTTTTGACCTTACCAAATACATGGCCGATGATGAGGAGTTTGGAGAATTCTGGAACATCATTTACTCTGAATACGAGATCTCAAAACGCTTATTATTAAAGCTAACAGGCTCTGATGAATTGATGGAAGATGAGCCTGCAGGTAAAGCTTCTATTGACGTTAGAGAATCTATTGTATTGCCATTATTGACGATACAACAGTATGCTTTAAAGAAAATTCAAGAACTAGAAAGGGCTGAGGTTAGAGACCAAGAGCAAATTGATATCTACGAAAAAATCGTAACGCGTTCTCTCTTCGGAAATATTAATGCGAGTCGAAATTCGGCTTAA
- a CDS encoding single-stranded DNA-binding protein — translation MNTLRNKVQLIGRLGQDPEIVSFQDGNKMAKFSIATDDSYKDKNGNKVERAYWHNVVVKGSLVKVVEQYVTKGKEIAIEGKLTNRSWDDQEGNKRYTTEILCNELLMLSK, via the coding sequence ATGAACACGCTTAGAAACAAAGTACAGTTGATTGGAAGATTGGGACAAGACCCAGAAATCGTAAGTTTTCAAGATGGAAACAAAATGGCAAAATTCTCTATAGCTACAGATGACAGCTATAAAGATAAAAACGGAAACAAGGTAGAGCGCGCTTATTGGCACAATGTTGTCGTGAAAGGGAGCTTGGTAAAAGTAGTAGAGCAATATGTTACCAAGGGTAAAGAAATTGCCATAGAGGGTAAATTAACCAATCGCTCATGGGATGACCAAGAAGGGAATAAGCGCTACACAACCGAGATTTTGTGCAATGAGTTGTTGATGTTGAGTAAGTAG
- a CDS encoding spermidine synthase — MSYIYPITKTVKSDFNGTLEITWYNGKKHLNSKNANYSYGSLQRILKFGLKKINLKPVSSVLILGLGGGSVIETLRKDFKYQKHITAVDIDPVIIEIAAGEYNHKSSSQLEIICADALAFVQKNKTQFDLIIIDLFIDLHVPKPFLELLFWQDVLKSKSTNGIILFNASLEKSRSQALQSIIEFLKSKVYNVKVYDKVKGTNTVVITESL, encoded by the coding sequence TTGAGCTATATTTACCCTATTACCAAAACAGTGAAATCTGATTTTAATGGTACCTTAGAAATCACATGGTATAACGGTAAAAAACATTTAAACTCGAAAAATGCGAATTACAGTTACGGTTCTCTACAACGCATTTTAAAGTTCGGTTTAAAGAAAATTAATCTTAAACCCGTAAGTTCTGTATTGATTCTAGGTTTAGGTGGCGGTAGCGTGATTGAAACCCTTCGGAAAGATTTTAAATATCAAAAACACATCACAGCGGTAGATATTGATCCCGTTATCATAGAAATCGCGGCAGGGGAATACAACCATAAATCGTCTTCCCAACTAGAAATTATTTGTGCTGATGCGTTAGCGTTTGTTCAAAAAAACAAAACCCAATTTGATCTTATCATCATTGATTTATTTATAGATCTTCATGTTCCGAAACCATTTTTAGAACTCCTGTTTTGGCAAGATGTTCTAAAGTCAAAATCCACCAATGGTATTATTCTGTTTAATGCCTCGTTAGAAAAATCCCGTTCACAAGCTTTGCAGAGTATTATTGAATTTCTAAAATCAAAGGTTTATAATGTAAAGGTTTATGATAAAGTCAAGGGTACCAATACGGTTGTGATCACCGAGTCTTTGTAA